In Stomoxys calcitrans chromosome 2, idStoCalc2.1, whole genome shotgun sequence, the following proteins share a genomic window:
- the LOC131995316 gene encoding uncharacterized protein LOC131995316 codes for MAPRNPEIHSCLICDRFHPLRFCRQFLEMDIGARRRAVREHGYCFNCLARSHRTYECTSDDVCKICRQEHHSLLHLYPMMRISRDELERSRARQRVERAPVNDAHAHNRQRHRDEDPNRLEARRQFDEERRRARRLIVRAPMGRNNVEGLRSSVPRYMIQLAIRTLKRVTEALDN; via the coding sequence GGCTCCCAGAAATCCTGAAATCCATAGCTGTCTAATTTGCGACCGTTTTCATCCGTTACGTTTTTGCCGCCAGTTCCTCGAAATGGACATAGGGGCTCGTCGACGAGCAGTCCGCGAACATGGCTACTGTTTTAATTGTCTCGCCAGATCTCATCGCACGTACGAGTGTACCTCCGACGATGTGTGCAAAATATGCCGACAGGAACACCACTCCCTCCTGCATCTTTACCCGATGATGCGAATTAGCCGAGACGAGTTGGAACGATCCCGAGCTAGGCAAAGAGTGGAACGAGCACCAGTAAATGATGCTCATGCTCATAATCGACAGAGACACCGAGATGAAGACCCCAATAGACTGGAAGCGAGACGACAATTTGATGAAGAGAGGCGTAGAGCGAGAAGACTTATCGTCCGAGCACCGATGGGCAGAAACAATGTCGAAGGTCTCAGATCATCTGTACCTCGGTACATGATTCAATTGGCCATAAGAACCCTAAAACGAGTGACCGAAGCTCTGGACAACTGA